The Methanocella arvoryzae MRE50 DNA window GAGCCTCGATGCCAGCGATACCAGAGAGCTGCTCAGCATCAGCTCCCAGCTGGGCATCGCAGTGGACAACCACCGGCTCTTCAAGAAGATCCAGGATACGAGCAACTACCTGGCCAGCATCATCAACGAGTCCCCCGACCCCATGCTGACCACCGATGCCTCTGGCCTCATCGTCTCGTTCAACCGTAGTGCGTCGAGGCTGCTCTCCTACGCACAGGACGAAGTCGTCGGCCGGCCGGTCAACTCGCTGCTGCCCCCCGGAACGACGCTCGACCTCGGAGACAGCAAGAGCTATGTCAGAGAGTTCAAGTGCAAAGACGGCTCGGTGATCAAGCTCACCACCTCGACGGCCAGGCTATACAAGGACGGCATCAAGAGCGGCTTCATTATCACCCTGAAGGATCTCTCCGAGATCAGTGGCCTGAGGGTCGTGCCGGTCACAGAAAACACGGCAGCCCCCGAAACTTCGTCCGCATACAGATTCGATCCCGGGGTCATCTACCTGTTCGACAAAAAGAAGCGGCAGGACCACATGGAAGTATTCGCAGACCAGGTCAAGCACAACATCCAGGGTTTATGTATAACAAGGCAGAACCCGAAGAAGATCAGGGAGAAGTACGGCCTGGAAAAGACTCCCATCATCTGGCTCAACAGCGGCGAAGGAGTCGCCGGCGAGAGCGTCATCAAGCCCGACAACATGACCAGCCTGGGCGCCACGATATACAAGTTCATGTCAGAGGCTAAGGACGGCTTAATTCTGCTCGACGGCATGGAGTACCTGATGATGCGCAGCAGCTACGAAACCCTGCTCAAGTTCATCCACTACCTCAACGACCGGATCATGATGAGCAACAGCAGAGTCGTCTTCTGCATAGACACCAGAACCATCGACGAGCGGCAGCTCCACATCCTCATGAGCGAGATGATGGACTTTGATAAGGTTGCTGTCGCAAACGACTCCATGCAGATCGCGCCGAAGTTGAAGGTGGAGTAGTAAAAGACGCATTTTTATTTTCCCCTCGCTAATGCGAGGACAGGCCCGAAAAACCTCCGTCGACCGCATACCGACAATACTTGTTGTGTAACCCTATCAATGCAACCTGAATGGTTTAGCGGTCGGCGAGGCGTTTCGGGCTTGTCCTGCCCGTCAGGGCAGGATACGGAGATGACGGGGCAATGAACGCCAACCGAAGGTGGCGTTGCTTAGCGCTTGCGAAGGAGGTTCGACTGGCGCAGCCGAAGGCGCAGCCAGGTCGTCCGACGAGGGTGCGAGCGCGGCCCCGGCATCGGAGTACCCGAAACGACGAGTAGCCCGCCATCAGGCGGGCGTCGACCCGCGATTATTGTTACCTATAACTGCCAAAACAAGCGTAACTGATAGAACGGGCGTCGACCCGCTATGTGCGATCATAAATACGGCTATAACGTGAGTCGAACAACATCCTGTCTTTTCAACCCGAAAGTCATATAGAGGATAAGGAGTAAGTTTAGAAAGATGCAGCGCGAAGAGATGAAGGAAAAACACCAGATAGTAATTTGGCCCGTATACCTGGACGCGAACAAGGCCCGGAACGAAGGCAGGTTGACGCCCATGTCCTGCTCGGTCAAGACACCGAGAGTGATGGAGATATTCAAGGCTGCAGAAAAGCTGGGCCTGCACCCCGAGCATGTGACCGGCAAAGCTCACCCGGCAGCGTGGGCGGACAAGAGCGGCTACGTCCTCGTCGACAACATCGGGCCTAAAACGGATCTGCTGCGCAGGATAGGCACAGAGATTATCCGCATGCGTGGCGGTAAGCAGTAATCTTTTTTCTTGACTTTTCTGCCCCTGGAAAAGAATTAATATTCAATCAGAGCTTACTTTCATTCATGATCGATCTCCACACCCACTCTCTTTTAAGCGACGGCGAACTCCTGCCCAGCGAGCTGGTGCGCCGGGCGAAGGTGATCGGCTACGAGGCTATCGCCATCACCGATCACGCCGACTACACGAACCTCGAGAGGCTGATCGACGCCTCGAAGAAGGCGAGGGTGCTGGAGGAGAGCTATGGCATTGTCGTCATATCTGGCGTGGAGCTGACTCACCTGCCGCCGGAGCACATCGCACCGCTGGCGAAGAGGGCGAAAGAGCTGGGCGCTGAAATCGTCGTGGTGCACGGGGAGACGCCTGCGGAGCCTGTAGCTCCGGGCACGAATAAAGCGGCGGTTAGCTGTAAAGACGTGGACGTGCTGGCGCACCCGGGCTTTCTGACGCTGGAGGAGGCCAGGCTTGCCGCATCTAACGGCATCCTGCTGGAGATCACGTCGAGGGGCGGCCACAACATGACGAATGGCTACGTAGCCAACACAGCCCGGGAAGCGGGTGCAATGATGGTAGTGGACACGGACTCGCACGCGCCGGGCGACCTCATCACGGGCGCCCGAGCCCTCGCGGTAGCAAGAGGCGCAGGCCTGAGCGAGCAAGAGGCGGCCCTGACGCGAGAAAACGCCGTACGTAAGCTGAATTTAATAGTAGGCCGCAGGTGATCCGGCAGAGGCCGTATAACAGGTAATAGTCTTACTATACAGGCAATTTAGAAAGTTTTAATATCCACTGGCTACATAGTAATAAATTAACGCACTAATTCATGAAAATGCGCAGATAGCGCCGGTATATTCTAATATAGCATAGCATATTAAGTATTGCGTAAAGTTTTTATACTATCGCATAAGACTATATATAGTTTTGGAAGTGACGTTTTTTGAAACGACTTGGCAGAGTTTTGCATTTATCCCCGCATGGCCACCTGATTATCAGACTGGAAGAAACGTCGCTGCCGAAGATGAACGCGAAGGTTGTAACGAAAAAGATGGACAGGGTTGGCACTGTTTACGATATTTTCGGGCCTGAAAAAGCCCCTTACGTCTCCGTGAAAGTAGATAGAAAGTTACCGAAAGCCAGCGTGCAGGCGCTGGTGAACGAGCGAGTATTCGTCGCGTAGAAGGTGTATTACCGTGGCAGAAATTGAAAAAATAAGAGAGATAGAGAAGCGAGAGGTTTCCAGAGAGAAGTCCCTCGAAAGAGTAAAGAAGGAGACCGAGAAGACCGGTGAAAGCGAAGAGCGCATCATGGAGTGCCCGGAATGCGGCTCTCGCCAGCTTGTACACGACTATGAGAGAGCGGAGCTCGTGTGCAACGAATGCGGCCTCGTAGTCGACGAGGACTTTATCGATATGGGCCCTGAGTGGAGGGCTTTCGATCACGATCAGCGCATGAAGCGGTCCCGTGTGGGCGCCCCCATGACATTCACCATTCACGACAAAGGCCTGTCGACTATGATCGACTGGAGAAACAGAGACTCTTATGGCAAGTCCATCTCTTCCAAGAACAGGGCACAGCTGTACAGGCTCAGGAAATGGCAGAGGCGTATCAGGGTATCGAACGCAACAGAGCGTAACCTCGCATTCGCCCTGTCGGAACTGGACAGGATGGCCTCTGCGCTGGGCCTGCCCAGGAACATCAGGGAGACATCCGCCGTCGTATACAGGAAAGCAGTCTCCAAGAACCTGATCCGTGGCAGAAGCATCGAAGGCGTCGCTGCCGCAGCACTTTATGCGGCCTGCAGGCAGAACGGCGTTCCCAGGACGCTCGACGAGATCGCAGAGGTGTCGAGAGTCAGCAGGAAGGAAATCGGCAGGACTTACCGGTTCATATCCAGGGAACTCGGCCTCAAGCTCATGCCTACGTCGCCCATCGACTACGTCCCGAGGTTCTGCTCGGGCTTATCGTTAAAAGGTGAGGTGCAGAGCAAGGCAGTGGAGATCCTGAGACAGGCGGCCGAGAAGGAGCTGACCAGCGGCAGAGGCCCGACGGGCGTCGCAGCGGCGGCAATCTACATCTCGTCCATCCTGTGCGGCGAGCGCAGGACGCAGCGCGAGGTCGCCAACGTGGCGGGCGTGACGGAAGTCACCATCCGTAACAGGTACAAGGAACTTGCAGAAGAGCTGGACATAGAGATTATTCTCTAAGCCAGAGCTTCTACTTTTCTCACTTTTAAGCTTGCCCGGAAACGGGCAAAGCATTTTTCATATTCAAATCTGATATCATAACCGTTTAAAATGCTATCCGCCGTCAGCATCATACTGTTTTTGATCACTGGTCTGATAGCCGGCGCTTTCGGTGGCCTGCTCGGCCTGGGGGGAGCGGTGATCCTCGTACCGGTGCTGACGCTGGGCTTCGGCCTGCCGATACACCTGGCCATACCTGTCTCGCTGATCTCCAACATCTTCGTCTCGCTGACGTCGGTGATGAGCTACAGGCGCCGGGGATTACTGCACAGGAGAACGATCTGGATCATGAACGTGTGGTCTGTGACCGGCATCATCCTGGGCACTCTGGTCGCAGCCTGGAGCCCGGATACACGTATCAAGCTCCTGTTCGGCATTTTCCTTCTGTTCATGATAGCAGAGGCGGTACTGGTCAAGAGAGAAATAGATCTGGGCGAGGCGCAAGAGCCGGAGAAGCTCAACGTGCCGGCGTTCTCAGCACTGGGATTTTGCATGGGGCTGCTGGGAGCGCTGCTCGGCATAGGAGGCGGAACACTGGCGGTGCCGGTGCAGAACTCGCTCTTGAAAGTCCCGCTCAGAAACGCGATCGCCAACTCTCTCGCCACGATCGTCGTCTCGGCATCCGTCGGGGCCGTCACATACTTCATCGTGGGCTCGGGGACACTCTTCTCCGCTACTGAAGCCCTGGTCATCGCTGCGGCGATTGTGCCCGGGTCAGTCATCGGGGCAAAGCTTGCTACAATGTTCTCGGACAGGCTGCCCGTCAGGTACATAAGGTATATTTTTTACCTCGTGTTACTCTATATCTCGTATAACATGATAAGAAGCGGCATGGGCTGGTAACTTTGATCGTGCTGAAGATAGGCGGCAGCCTCTTTGATCACTCCCGGGCGCTGGTAAAGCGGATAGCTGAGGAAGAGTTAGCCGCAGACATCCTCATCGTTCCCGGGGGAGGCGACTTTGCCGACACGATTAGGAAAGTCTACCGGGAGAAGCAATTATCCGACGATGCCGCCCACTGGATGGCGGTCCTCGCCATGAATCAATATGCGTATTATCTGGCCGACGGCACGGGCATACCGCTGGCGGATTCGCTGAAAGGCACAGGCATCAGAATCGCCCTGCCGTACGAGATCCTGCGGAAAGATGATGCATTGCCGCACAGCTGGGACGTGACCTCGGACACCATCGCCGCATGGATGGCCCTGAAGACCGGAGGCAGGCTGATCAAAGCCACGGACGTGGACGGCATTTTCGCCGACGGCAAACTTTTGGAGACCGTAGAAGCTTCCAGACTCTGCGGCACCGGCGAAACCTGCATCGACAGCGCGCTTCCCGAATTTTTATTAAATAACAGGCTGGACGCATTCGTCGTAAACGGCCTCGATACTGCCCGCGTCTCTAAAGCCGTCAGAGAAGAAAAGACGATGGGTACGCGTATACTGGGAAGATAGCGTTTGTCAGGCAGTACGCATTGAATATCTTAAAAAACAGGAAGGAGCGTTTTTTGCTCACTCTTCGTCGTCAGCTTCATCTGTGTAGTCGATGCCGCCTGCGAGCACGGCTGCGATAGAGTCAAGGCCGTCGATGCCTTCGGCGACCAGGCTGTCGGGGGCGACCTTGTCCAGCGCTTTCTCGCTGTCGAACGACTTGCCTGCCAGTACCAGTGCGCCGGCTTTGCTGACCAGTTCGAAGGTCTTGTCCATGTCTTCGGCTTCCTCAGCCTTGAAAGCATCGATGATGAGCTTTGTCGGATCCGCTTTAGGGTCGAAGTCGCCGGCTACGAAGTATTCGGCTGCGCCGAAAACCGCCACGAGCGCCCGCTGCACCGATTCAATCATCTCGTCCTTGTCGGGGTCTATGGGCTCCACGGGAGAGAGGATAATCCGTTTCATGTTCTCCAGGTTAGCTGCCGCATCCTCTTTAGTGATGTACTTGTTCTGGAGCTTGCCCGTGATTTTGCAGATCGCCAGGATGACGTCCTCTTCCATGTCCAGGAAGACGATGCCTTCCCTGCCGAGGCCTTCTGCGCTCGGGTCAAACTTGAACTTGCTCTCTTTGACCTGGTTGATCCAGTTGTTCCATCTTTCCTCGGAATAAAACATGAGCATTGATTATCTCCTTCCGTCTAAATCCATACATGAACCGGCTGCATATAAATGTTTTCGCTGCGAGGGATATCCGACAGGGGCGCATTTATAGCTTGCTCTTTATCTGTTCCCCGATTTTTTGGTCCAGCAGAGCCATGAACTCTACCTCTTTACCTGCGGGGATCGTAGCTCCGGCGGCGATGTCGTGGCCTCCCCCGGCGCCGCCTACGGCGGCTGCAGCTTCGGATATGGCCCGGGCCAGGTTGAGGCCGCGCATAATCAAATCATGGTTGCCCCTCGCCGAAACCTTGATCCCCTCGGTCGACGTGGCCAGCCCGACGATGGGCATCCCCCGGCTGACGCAGTCCAGGCTGCTGCTCATGCCGGCGATGATGCCTACGATCGTTTCTCTGATCTCGCTCCTGGCGTCGAAGTACTGGACGTTATTCAGCCGGGTGACGCCATGGTCGCTGACATAGTTCAGGCCGTTGACCAGGTTGCGGCGGTGCTGCTCGAGCAGGTCCCGGGCGTAGTGGAAAGCCTCGCCCCGGTCGCCCGTACAGATGGCCAGGCCGGTTTCGGCGTACTCGTACCGGGCGGTAGCGTTCAGCAGCGTAGAGAACTCGGATGCGTCCCGCATTTCAGTGCCTGGCTCTTCCTTGCACAGGGTATATACCTCGCCCACCAGCCGCTGGATTTTATGGGAGGGCATACCGCAGGCCATGCAGTGCTGGAACAGGCTGGAGATGACCCGGGTCTTCTCGTCCCGGCTCAGGTCGATCCACCGCCTCCAAGACTCCGCCTTGACCGGGATACCCGCGTTCTCCAGGAAGGTGACGCAGGCCTCTTCACACCCGCTCAACCCGGGCATGTACGGGTCCGAGCAATACTGGAGAAGCTTATAGACAGGGCGGGTCTGCCGGCCGAAGAGCTTGATGTCTTTCTCGAACGACAGGTAGCCGCCCGATACCCCAAGTGTCAGGATCTGCCGGTTCACCCCGACCAGCGCGTTCGTGCGCATGTCCTGCAGATCGCCGACGGCCCCGACGATGGCCAGCGAAGAAAGGTCCTCGTTGGGGCCGAGCTTGAGCGCCAGCAGGAACGTTACTCCTGAGCCGCTGATATCGGTAGCCCCGTTCAGCCCGACGAGGTGCGGGTTCAGATGGTACGGGTAGTCGGACGGCTTCGGCTGGTGGTGATCGGCGATCACCGCTGTCAGCCCCAGCTCATTGATCTGGTCGATCGCCCCGCTCCCGAGGTCGGTGAAGATCACAGTACGCTTCCCGGCGATGGCCGCTATCTGCTTCAGCGCCTCCGCGTCCAGCTTCTTTACGAACCGGGTATCGTAGCCCTTGCCGAGCCTCTGCAGCGCAGTACAGATGATACCCGCTGAGGTCAGCCCGTCCGCGTCAATGTGAGAGACAACGAGCAGCTCGTCGCTCTTTTTAATCAGATCCGCACACCGCTCCGCTGCCTGGCTAAATCGTTCCATCGATAGGACATGAGTGTTGTGGGTTTATACTGTTTACGCTAAAGGGGAGTGAAAGTATTATTTTCATGTTATGGAAAATAAGTGCCCCAATTCGAATATAACCACAGAGACACAGAGGTGCACAGAGACTCACAGAGCGATTGTTTCACCACAGAGACGCACAGAGACGCACAGAGATTTCCACATTAAATGATTGCTCCTACATTATCCATAAAAATAGCTGTGTGTCTGTGTCTCTGTGTTTCTCTGTGCCTCTGTGGTAAACCGTTCTCTGTGCGTCTCTGTGCACTCTGTGGTGAATGGTTATCTTTGCCCCAGTGGTTAAAAAGCCCTCACAGCCCGGCGAGGGCAGGCACGAGGAACACGACGAGGATTGACAGTACTACCCCGCTGATGAAGGCGACGATGCTCATCTCGCTCCCGGCATACTTGACCACGAAGGGCAGGGTGGTGTCCATAGTAGTGGCGCCGCCGGGGGCTACCGAGGCGATTTTGCCGAAGTACTTGACTACCAGCGGGAGCATCATGATCGACAGGATCTCCCGGAAGACGTTGGAGAGAAGTGCCATCGTGCCGATGTCTGCTCCGACCATGGTGGTGAGCATGATGCCGGAGAGGCTGTACCAGCCGAAGCCCGCGCCGATGGCCATGCCGTAAGCGGGAGTGATGCCGACCACGAAGCTGGCTGCCAGTCCACCGGCGATGCTGCCGCAGGCGATGAACAGGGGAAGCAGCAGTATCTTCACGCCCAGCCGCCGGATCTCCGTTATTACGGTCCGGTTCTGGCTCAGGTCCAGGCCGATGAAGAAGAGAAGCAGGCACAGCATGGCGGTGAGGATCGTGTCGAGGCTGGCTGAGACTGCGTCAGGGATCAGCCCGAAAACCGCAAGGGTAATGCCTAGCGCCAGTGCTGCTATAATCTGCCAGATCACTTCGACCCGCTCCTGAGCACGAGCTTATCGAACAGCACGGCGAAGAGAATGCTGCCCGCTATGGCCGCGAGCGTGATCAGCAGAGCCTTGAGCCCGAAGATTCCCAGGCCTTCCATAACTGACTTATTAAGCCCGGTTTTGACGCCCATGAGGAAGATGAGGATGAAGACCATTCCGGTCATGGCCATGGAAATCAGCTTTTTCTCCCTGTCGCTGAACTGCTTTCGAATCAAGCCTACAAGGACGCCGGCGATCAGGGAGGCGATGATCAGCCCGATGGATAGTAGCATCTGGTCGAACATGGTGGTGGGTATGGTCTGCGGTTGTATTATTTATACTTAGCTTCCGGCATCGCTTAAAGGCAACCGCATCTACGGTAGACGATACCCCCGGGGCGGCCACCAGGCCGCCTCCAAGATAGGCACCACAGCATGGCGATTCTTCGTATCATTGGCGGTAAATTATTTATAGAAGTACAATCCTAATTATGCACCATAATCAGGCATATTTCTGGAGGTATGATTTTGGCCAACGAAGGTGCTGGCGGTCAGCCAGTATACATACTCAGGGAAGGAAGCACCCAGTCCAAGGGACGGGATGCCCAGCAATTCAATATCATGGCAGCGGTAGCAGTGGCTGAGGCAGTCAAGTCGACTCTCGGCCCCAAGGGCATGGACAAGATGCTTGTCGACCCTACGGGCAACGTCACTGTGACCAACGATGGAGCCACCATCCTCAGGGAAGTCCAGATCGATCACCCTGCCGCACAGATGATCGTGGAAGTCGCCAGGGCCCAGGATGATGAGGTAGGCGACGGCACGACGACCGCAGTGGTGCTCGCGGGCGAGCTGTTGAGGAAGGCCTCGGATCTCATGGACAGGCAGATCCACCCGACGGTCATCGCTACCGGCTACAGGATGGCTGCGGACAAGGCTAAGGAGCTGCTGCAGACGATCGCTGTCCCGGTTGAGAAGACAGACAGGGAGCTGCTCGAGAAGATCGCCTTCACCGCCATGACCGGCAAAGGCGCGGAAGCAGAGGGTGCCATGCTCTCGAAGCTGGCAGTGGACGCAGTCCTGGCAGTGGAAGATGCCGGCAAGGTGGACACCGACAACGTCAAGGTCGAGAAGATGGTCGGCCCCGGCGCCATGGCCTCACAGCTCATCAAGGGCATCGCCCTGGGCAAGACCAGGGTTGTCGAGAACATGCCGAAGGCTGTCTCGAAAGCTAAGATTCTGCTGCTCAACGCGTCGATGGAGATCAAAAAGACACAGGTCGACGCATCTATCAAGATCAAGAGCCCGCAGCAGATGAAGACCTTCCTGGAGCAGGAAGAGGCCATGCTTCTGAAGAACGTGGAGGCAATAAGCAAGAGCGGTGCCAACGTGCTCTTCTGCCAGAAGGGAATGGACGACCTGGTAGCCAGCCACCTGGGCAAGAAAGGCATCTTCGCCATCAAGAGCGTCTCCGAGTCGGACATGAAAAAGCTATCCAGGGCTACGGGCGCCAGGATCGTGACCAAGATCGAGGAGATCGACCCGAAGGACCTCGGCTACGCAGGCATCGTCGAAGAGCGCAAGGTGAGCGGCGACGAATCGCTGACCTTCGTCGAGGAGTGCAAGAACCCGAAGGCCGTCACTCTGTTCGTCCGTGCCGGCACGGCCACCGTGATGGACGAGCTGGAGCGGGCATTACATGACGCCATCAGGGTAGTAAGTGTCGTAGTGGAGGACGGAAAGGTCGTCCCCGCCGGCGGGGCACCTGAGATAGAGCTCAGCCTCCGGCTGAAGCAGTATGCGTCCACAATCGGCGGCAGAGAGCAGCTGGCCATCGAGTCGTTTGCGAACGCCATGGAGATCATCCCCAGGACGCTTGCCGAGAACGCCGGTCTCGACCCCATCGACATGCTCGTCAGCCTGCGCAGCAAGCACGAGGCTAAGAATGGCAAGAATTTCGGCCTGAACGTCTACGAGGGCAAGCCGATCGACATGCTCGCAGCCGGCATCATCGAGCCGCTCAGGGTCAAGACCCAGGCAGTGGGCTCCGCAGCCGAAGCCGCTGTCATGATCCTGCGCATTGACGATGTAATCGCCTCGGGAGGTCCGAGCGAGCAGACGATCTCCGAAGCAAAGCAGCAGGCAAAGAGGCAGCTTGCAGCCGGCCGCATGGGCGGCGGCATGCCACCCGGAATGGGCGGCTTCATGTGAGGGGCCTGATGGCCCCTCTTAGTTTTTTAGTTCGTAGTTTTTGTTAACTTTTAAAGGTACAGGCAGACCGGCAGAATGCCGCTTTTATCGTGTCAGCGCTCTTCGGGGCCATCAGGCCACCCGGAAAGATATTTAGTCGATCAGCAGACAGGTGTATTAAAAGAAGGGCAAATCATGCTGAAGTACGACCTGCACTCTCATTCCCGGTACTCCAAAGACGGGATCATGGACGTCAGGGACCTCCTTAAGATAGCGAAAAAACGAGGCCTGGACGGGATTGCCATCACCGATCATGACACCATCAGGGGAGGTATGGAGGCTGTCAAGCTGAAGCCCGAAGGCATCGACGTCATCTGCGGGTGCGAGGTAAAAACGGACAGGGGCGATGTGATCGGGCTGTTTCTCACAGAGGATATCAAAGCCCGGGAGCACACTGCCGTGATCGAGGAGATCAAGGCGCAGGGAGGAGTTGCCATAGTGCCCCACCCGTTCGACAGCATGCGGAGCTCTGCCTTCTGGCTCAGGGAAAACGATGCGCCGCTCATTGACGGGGTAGAGGTGATCAACGCCCGGTGCGTCTTCAACAGATATAACGATGCCGCCGACGCGTATTCGAACAACTACGGCAAGGCTAAGACTGGCGGCAGCGACGCCCACTTCGGAGCGGAGATCGGCAACGCCTACACGCTTCTCGAAGAGGGGTCGGACCTGCGGGAAGCGATCCTGAAGAGACAGACCGTCGCCTTCGGCCGGTGCTCCTCTCCCGTATTCCACGTACGTACGACTGCCCTGCTGGTCAAGCGAAAGATCAGCCAGCGCCGGATCAAACAGTAGCGAGGCGTTTCCCGCATCTGACGCGTCTGTCGTGCCAAACATTTTTCCCCGGAGCACTGGATAGGTCTCTATGCTTCGGGAGGACGCGAACGGTGATTACATCGGGAGTTTCGCCTTCGAGGGCCGGCGCTGCGAGTACAGGGTCAGGGGCTATGGGAAGCCTCTGCTGATCACCGCCGGCATCTCGCCGATATATGGCTCTTACGCTTGGCGGTATCTTTTCGAGTGCCTTGCGGGCACCAGTTTCGTATATTCTCTGGATATCGAGAGTATGATGAAGTCTGACGAAACCCGGGACCATGCGTACCACTCGAAGCTCATCGAGTATTTTCTCAGGG harbors:
- a CDS encoding signal recognition particle subunit SRP19/SEC65 family protein, producing MQREEMKEKHQIVIWPVYLDANKARNEGRLTPMSCSVKTPRVMEIFKAAEKLGLHPEHVTGKAHPAAWADKSGYVLVDNIGPKTDLLRRIGTEIIRMRGGKQ
- a CDS encoding histidinol phosphate phosphatase domain-containing protein, with translation MIDLHTHSLLSDGELLPSELVRRAKVIGYEAIAITDHADYTNLERLIDASKKARVLEESYGIVVISGVELTHLPPEHIAPLAKRAKELGAEIVVVHGETPAEPVAPGTNKAAVSCKDVDVLAHPGFLTLEEARLAASNGILLEITSRGGHNMTNGYVANTAREAGAMMVVDTDSHAPGDLITGARALAVARGAGLSEQEAALTRENAVRKLNLIVGRR
- a CDS encoding H/ACA ribonucleoprotein complex subunit GAR1; its protein translation is MKRLGRVLHLSPHGHLIIRLEETSLPKMNAKVVTKKMDRVGTVYDIFGPEKAPYVSVKVDRKLPKASVQALVNERVFVA
- a CDS encoding transcription initiation factor IIB, producing the protein MAEIEKIREIEKREVSREKSLERVKKETEKTGESEERIMECPECGSRQLVHDYERAELVCNECGLVVDEDFIDMGPEWRAFDHDQRMKRSRVGAPMTFTIHDKGLSTMIDWRNRDSYGKSISSKNRAQLYRLRKWQRRIRVSNATERNLAFALSELDRMASALGLPRNIRETSAVVYRKAVSKNLIRGRSIEGVAAAALYAACRQNGVPRTLDEIAEVSRVSRKEIGRTYRFISRELGLKLMPTSPIDYVPRFCSGLSLKGEVQSKAVEILRQAAEKELTSGRGPTGVAAAAIYISSILCGERRTQREVANVAGVTEVTIRNRYKELAEELDIEIIL
- a CDS encoding sulfite exporter TauE/SafE family protein, producing MITGLIAGAFGGLLGLGGAVILVPVLTLGFGLPIHLAIPVSLISNIFVSLTSVMSYRRRGLLHRRTIWIMNVWSVTGIILGTLVAAWSPDTRIKLLFGIFLLFMIAEAVLVKREIDLGEAQEPEKLNVPAFSALGFCMGLLGALLGIGGGTLAVPVQNSLLKVPLRNAIANSLATIVVSASVGAVTYFIVGSGTLFSATEALVIAAAIVPGSVIGAKLATMFSDRLPVRYIRYIFYLVLLYISYNMIRSGMGW
- a CDS encoding amino acid kinase, which encodes MLKIGGSLFDHSRALVKRIAEEELAADILIVPGGGDFADTIRKVYREKQLSDDAAHWMAVLAMNQYAYYLADGTGIPLADSLKGTGIRIALPYEILRKDDALPHSWDVTSDTIAAWMALKTGGRLIKATDVDGIFADGKLLETVEASRLCGTGETCIDSALPEFLLNNRLDAFVVNGLDTARVSKAVREEKTMGTRILGR
- a CDS encoding DUF2150 family protein, which translates into the protein MLMFYSEERWNNWINQVKESKFKFDPSAEGLGREGIVFLDMEEDVILAICKITGKLQNKYITKEDAAANLENMKRIILSPVEPIDPDKDEMIESVQRALVAVFGAAEYFVAGDFDPKADPTKLIIDAFKAEEAEDMDKTFELVSKAGALVLAGKSFDSEKALDKVAPDSLVAEGIDGLDSIAAVLAGGIDYTDEADDEE
- a CDS encoding single-stranded-DNA-specific exonuclease RecJ, producing MERFSQAAERCADLIKKSDELLVVSHIDADGLTSAGIICTALQRLGKGYDTRFVKKLDAEALKQIAAIAGKRTVIFTDLGSGAIDQINELGLTAVIADHHQPKPSDYPYHLNPHLVGLNGATDISGSGVTFLLALKLGPNEDLSSLAIVGAVGDLQDMRTNALVGVNRQILTLGVSGGYLSFEKDIKLFGRQTRPVYKLLQYCSDPYMPGLSGCEEACVTFLENAGIPVKAESWRRWIDLSRDEKTRVISSLFQHCMACGMPSHKIQRLVGEVYTLCKEEPGTEMRDASEFSTLLNATARYEYAETGLAICTGDRGEAFHYARDLLEQHRRNLVNGLNYVSDHGVTRLNNVQYFDARSEIRETIVGIIAGMSSSLDCVSRGMPIVGLATSTEGIKVSARGNHDLIMRGLNLARAISEAAAAVGGAGGGHDIAAGATIPAGKEVEFMALLDQKIGEQIKSKL
- a CDS encoding lysine exporter LysO family protein; this encodes MIWQIIAALALGITLAVFGLIPDAVSASLDTILTAMLCLLLFFIGLDLSQNRTVITEIRRLGVKILLLPLFIACGSIAGGLAASFVVGITPAYGMAIGAGFGWYSLSGIMLTTMVGADIGTMALLSNVFREILSIMMLPLVVKYFGKIASVAPGGATTMDTTLPFVVKYAGSEMSIVAFISGVVLSILVVFLVPALAGL
- a CDS encoding LysO family transporter is translated as MFDQMLLSIGLIIASLIAGVLVGLIRKQFSDREKKLISMAMTGMVFILIFLMGVKTGLNKSVMEGLGIFGLKALLITLAAIAGSILFAVLFDKLVLRSGSK
- the thsA gene encoding thermosome subunit alpha; amino-acid sequence: MILANEGAGGQPVYILREGSTQSKGRDAQQFNIMAAVAVAEAVKSTLGPKGMDKMLVDPTGNVTVTNDGATILREVQIDHPAAQMIVEVARAQDDEVGDGTTTAVVLAGELLRKASDLMDRQIHPTVIATGYRMAADKAKELLQTIAVPVEKTDRELLEKIAFTAMTGKGAEAEGAMLSKLAVDAVLAVEDAGKVDTDNVKVEKMVGPGAMASQLIKGIALGKTRVVENMPKAVSKAKILLLNASMEIKKTQVDASIKIKSPQQMKTFLEQEEAMLLKNVEAISKSGANVLFCQKGMDDLVASHLGKKGIFAIKSVSESDMKKLSRATGARIVTKIEEIDPKDLGYAGIVEERKVSGDESLTFVEECKNPKAVTLFVRAGTATVMDELERALHDAIRVVSVVVEDGKVVPAGGAPEIELSLRLKQYASTIGGREQLAIESFANAMEIIPRTLAENAGLDPIDMLVSLRSKHEAKNGKNFGLNVYEGKPIDMLAAGIIEPLRVKTQAVGSAAEAAVMILRIDDVIASGGPSEQTISEAKQQAKRQLAAGRMGGGMPPGMGGFM
- a CDS encoding PHP domain-containing protein — encoded protein: MLKYDLHSHSRYSKDGIMDVRDLLKIAKKRGLDGIAITDHDTIRGGMEAVKLKPEGIDVICGCEVKTDRGDVIGLFLTEDIKAREHTAVIEEIKAQGGVAIVPHPFDSMRSSAFWLRENDAPLIDGVEVINARCVFNRYNDAADAYSNNYGKAKTGGSDAHFGAEIGNAYTLLEEGSDLREAILKRQTVAFGRCSSPVFHVRTTALLVKRKISQRRIKQ